TTTTTTAACAGATTCTTCTTTGACTCTCCAAGTGATTTGATTGATATCATCTGGAGAATTATAAGAATTTTCTACACCTTTTTTCGTGCGATAAAATTCTTGACCCGCATGATAAAATGGAACGCCTTGAGAGATTGCTATTAAATGATTTGCTAAATCTTGAGCAACTTTAAAGTCTGGTAATTCAAATCCATGTGCCAAAACCATTTTGTCGTAAAATGTTAAATTATCATGACACTCAACATAGTTAATACTCTGACTTGGTGATTTAAACATATGTGGCGATCCAATAATCACATCCATCGCTTTATGTTGCAGACGATAGTTGCCCATTGTAAAACCTAATCCATCTCCGTGAAGTTCGCCTTTCATTGTATTTCTATATGCATCATTAAAATGTGCATAGCCTTGAAATTTAGATTGGTTACTCATATTTGCTTGTTTTTTATGGGGAATTTCAGTTTGCATATTCCATCCTTCACCATATAACATAATGTGAGGATTTTGTTGTTTTAAAGTCTTTTCTATGAGTAACATAGTGTCTATATCTAAAAGTCCCATCAAATCAAATCTAAATCCATCAAGTTGATATGTTGCTTGAAGATGAGATAGACTATCTACGATCAGTCTTCTTACCATATAGTTTCTGGTTTCTACATCATTTCCACAATAAGAGTTATCAGTCATCTTTAAGCTACTATCATGTCTATAAAAATAACCTGGAACTAAATCATCATATGGAAATGTTCTAAATTGAAATACATGATTATAAACAACATCCATATTGATACCTAGTTTAATTTGGTGTGCATAATCGACGATTCTTCTTAAACTATTAATTCTATCATATGGATCATCTGGTGATTTAGAAAACCATCCTTCTAAAGAAAAATATTGGCTTGGATTATATCCCCAATTATATTTTAATTGCTTATGATCATCAAACACATCATCAAAATCAAAAATTGGTAAAAATTGTAAATGTGTCATGCCTAATTTTTTTATATATGTTAAGACATTGCTTCCTAATATTTTACTATCCTCAAGTAAACCATCATATAAACCTTTATGTGTAACATCTAAATTAATAGACATATCTCTTACATGACCTTCGTAGATAACTGAATCTACATAGTTTTTAACTTTTATTGGAGTTTTTGAAAGTGGATATGCTCTATTAAAATCAACGATATGAGACCCTTTTGAAGAAGCTCCAACAGTATATGGATCTTTCACATCTTTAAATAAACCAACGAGCTTAACTTGATAATAATACGTTTTTAAATGATGATCTCCATCAACTTTTACTGACCAAATAGGCTCACTATATTCCATTTCATATCTATTTTCACCAAGCATTAGATAAACTTGTTTTGCAACTGGAGAAAAAAGATAAAAAGATGTCGCATTTTGGTCATAAACAAACCCTAATGGTCCATCATATCTAAATCTTTGTTCAAATGCTTTGGTCAAAGTGACTAATCCAATTAGAAGTGGAAAAGTCTCATGATTAATTGCGATTTTATCATTTTTGTGTAAATCAATGTCACTTTCAGTTGTGAAATACTGATTGATACCTTCATTTTTTAACCAGTTTACCCTGTTGTTTTCTAACTCGATTGAGTGGATAAATTTGTCACTTTCAA
The sequence above is drawn from the Mariniplasma anaerobium genome and encodes:
- a CDS encoding alpha-amylase family glycosyl hydrolase, yielding MNIFIDDFKLIRIESDKFIHSIELENNRVNWLKNEGINQYFTTESDIDLHKNDKIAINHETFPLLIGLVTLTKAFEQRFRYDGPLGFVYDQNATSFYLFSPVAKQVYLMLGENRYEMEYSEPIWSVKVDGDHHLKTYYYQVKLVGLFKDVKDPYTVGASSKGSHIVDFNRAYPLSKTPIKVKNYVDSVIYEGHVRDMSINLDVTHKGLYDGLLEDSKILGSNVLTYIKKLGMTHLQFLPIFDFDDVFDDHKQLKYNWGYNPSQYFSLEGWFSKSPDDPYDRINSLRRIVDYAHQIKLGINMDVVYNHVFQFRTFPYDDLVPGYFYRHDSSLKMTDNSYCGNDVETRNYMVRRLIVDSLSHLQATYQLDGFRFDLMGLLDIDTMLLIEKTLKQQNPHIMLYGEGWNMQTEIPHKKQANMSNQSKFQGYAHFNDAYRNTMKGELHGDGLGFTMGNYRLQHKAMDVIIGSPHMFKSPSQSINYVECHDNLTFYDKMVLAHGFELPDFKVAQDLANHLIAISQGVPFYHAGQEFYRTKKGVENSYNSPDDINQITWRVKEESVKKLRALLKLRKKYKLYRQTTYNSSVTISKSKKLIIYRLEDEKNILIHYIKNYYDLEKLPLEDGKLIFPSQKAITGSHAMYVDQPGIYIVHIKK